A window of Diabrotica virgifera virgifera chromosome 9, PGI_DIABVI_V3a contains these coding sequences:
- the LOC126891184 gene encoding uncharacterized protein LOC126891184 has translation MQCDSCLKVLSSRSSVTRHKRESCPQRFNNKVKKVKLSGVDTSANINYSTTAEATSRPTAEASNARSVTTRSNIIECQDCYKKICGRGLTGHLRSNSHKSVINYLDSGVEKLSSSFKNRISSYRLTSSKHHTDHLEFFNEIEGSVLSLLHNYLHEFKVIKVNVELYSMYTIPEKDTYDLKSFNTQNQIITISTNLKQAYQDFNSEILPKVSEIQEKDSGWSLLQIQSLEVNINKYNPLRSSSYIRLPRQIEVKKAVINIMNKDEACFGWAVNASIFNPTGKSNLTTSYPHYTSLLQFHNIEFPMKLSDIPKFELLNNISINVFGVSECFKNNVTQLEIVGPLYHTKSKKSTHVNLLLIFDDNGNSHYCYIKNLSRLISSQKSHHNGQTFLCNGCLQFFSSLERLHKHEDNDCNFVYTKLPTTDMILNKFGRLQKENILQFSNFHKQMQVPFVIYADFESILQPIQHATPSDNSSFTVKTYQHTAYSFGFYIKCYFDDSLSQLIIYRGDNVAETFIQKLEKEVYTIYHKYLKHIKPMKKLTREEELQFFESKCCRICDKPFDINEMKVRDHSHLTGLFSGAAHNACNLNYKLPKFIPVFMHNLINYDAHLFITKLAQNNEKIDVIAQTKEKYISFTKLLLVDRGLEQNTYLKLRFVDSFRFLPHSLDNLSKTLNGDQCLELRKYCRSNEEFGLLRQKGVFPYSYLDNFSKLGEVSLPAQEQFFDVLKGEGISDEKYLRAKQVWEVFDCKNLGEYSDVYLKSDVLLLADVFENFRRNCLFNYKLDPAQYLTAPSLSWDAMLRKTNIQLELLTDIDMVHFFKKGIRGGISQCSTRFATANNQYCENYDCSKPTSYILYLDATNLYGYAMSQYLPHGDFRWLDGVEITNFDYLSIDDEPPKGYVLEVDLTYPETLHDHHNDLPFCPENIIPPNGKDPKLVLTLLPKHKYIIHYRNLKQCVEQGLKVAKIYRILEFSQSPWLKPYIELNTNLRNCSDNEFDKSTYKNYTNSIYGKTMENVDKRVDIKLLSHWENLPGSIGAEGFISMPNFHLVSIFSDNLVAIQMNILKIVYDKPVYVGFSILEISKIRMYDFFYNYIKAKYMGDATLLYTDTDSLILHIQTENVYRDIKENLDLFDTSNYPVDNIFNIPKTPSLVGKLKDEFKGEPITNFCGTGAKAYCVTLSNNKHFKKAKGISKNVINKSLTFTDYKQVVDNANAKIYRKMYTFKSHLHEMYTELKNKVALTSHDDKRYVIPGTINTLAWGHYKIDTFTPDQQQNNLDYLIQQAKLLLPEQENNDGRM, from the coding sequence ATGCAGTGTGACTCCTGTTTAAAAGTTTTATCCAGCAGAAGCAGTGTAACTCGACATAAACGGGAAAGTTGTCCACAACGGTTTAATAATAAAGTGAAAAAGGTAAAACTGTCAGGTGTTGATACATCAGCTAATATAAACTATTCGACTACTGCAGAAGCAACTTCCCGTCCTACCGCAGAAGCATCTAATGCCCGTTCAGTTACAACTAGATCCAATATTATAGAATGTCaagattgttataaaaaaatttgtgGAAGAGGGCTAACAGGGCATTTACGTAGTAATTCACACAAAAGTGTTATTAATTATCTAGACAGTGGGGTTGAGAAACTATCAAGTTCGTTTAAAAATCGTATTAGTAGTTACCGTCTTACTAGCAGCAAACATCACACCGACCACTTggaattttttaatgaaattgagGGGAGCGTTTTGAGTCTTCTACATAACTATTTACACGAATTTAAAGTGATAAAAGTTAATGTCGAACTTTACTCTATGTATACAATACCTGAAAAAGATACTtatgatttaaaatcatttaatacTCAAAATCAAATTATTACTATTTCTACTAATCTGAAACAAGCATATCAAGATTTTAATAGTGAAATATTACCCAAGGTTTCGGAAATACAAGAAAAGGATTCTGGATGGAGTCTTTTACAAATCCAATCATTAGAAGTTAATATCAATAAGTACAACCCTCTACGATCTTCTTCATATATCAGGTTGCCACGACAAATCGAGGTAAAAAAAGCGGTTATTAATATAATGAATAAAGATGAAGCATGTTTTGGTTGGGCGGTAAACGCATCCATTTTTAACCCGACAGGTAAATCCAATCTTACTACTTCTTATCCGCATTATACTAGTCTCTTACAGTTCCATAATATAGAATTCCCTATGAAATTGTCAGATATACCAAAATTTGAATTACTAAATAATATTTCAATTAACGTTTTTGGGGTCagtgaatgttttaaaaataatgtgacACAATTGGAAATCGTTGGACCACTGTATCatacaaaatctaaaaaatctACACAtgttaatttattacttatttttgatGATAACGGGAATAGTCattattgttatattaaaaatttatcaCGGTTAATATCAAGTCAAAAATCACATCATAATGGTCAGACTTTCTTATGTAATGGTTGTTTACAATTTTTCTCATCCTTGGAACGTCTTCACAAACATGAAGACAATGATTGTAACTTTGTATATACTAAGCTTCCAACTACAGACATGATTCTCAATAAATTTGGGCGTCTACAAAAAGAAAATATCTTACAGTTTTCCAACTTTCATAAACAAATGCAAGTTCCGTTTGTTATATACGCTGATTTTGAAAGTATACTACAACCGATACAACATGCGACACCTTCTGATAATTCCTCATTCACTGTTAAAACCTACCAGCACACAGCATATTCATTCGGTTTttatattaaatgttattttgATGATAGCTTATCACAACTTATTATTTACCGCGGTGATAATGTGGCTGAAACATTTATTCAAAAACTAGAAAAAGAAGTTTACACTATTTATCATAAATACCTTAAACATATTAAACCCATGAAAAAACTCACAAGGGAAGAggaattacaattttttgaaagtAAGTGTTGTCGCATTTGTGATAAACCATTCGATATTAACGAAATGAAGGTTAGAGATCATTCACATTTAACGGGGTTGTTTTCGGGAGCAGCTCATAACGCTTGTAATTTAAATTACAAATTACCGAAGTTTATTCCTGTTTTTATGCATAATTTAATCAATTACGATGCAcatctttttataacaaaattagctcaaaataatgaaaaaattgatgTTATTGCACaaactaaagaaaaatatatatcatttaCCAAATTACTTTTAGTTGATCGCGGTCTAGAgcaaaatacatatttaaaattaaGGTTTGTAGATTCTTTCAGATTTTTACCTCATTCACTAGATAATTTAAGTAAAACTCTCAACGGTGATCAATGTCTAGAGTTACGAAAATATTGTCGATCAAATGAAGAGTTCGGATTGTTACGACAGAAAGGCGTTTTCCCTTATTCATACTTGGATAACTTTTCAAAACTTGGTGAGGTATCTTTACCTGCACAAGAACAATTTTTCGATGTTTTAAAAGGTGAAGGTATTTCCGATGAAAAATATTTACGAGCTAAGCAAGTTTGGGAAGTTTTTGATTGTAAAAATTTAGGAGAGTACTCTGATGTTTATTTAAAGTCGGATGTTTTATTATTAGCTgatgtttttgaaaattttcggcgtaattgtttatttaattataaattagATCCTGCTCAATATTTAACAGCTCCATCACTTAGCTGGGATGCCATGTTGCGTAAAACTAATATTCAGCTTGAATTATTAACAGATATTGATAtggttcatttttttaaaaagggGATACGTGGAGGTATAAGTCAATGTAGCACTAGATTTGCTACTGCAAATAATCAGTATTGTGAAAATTATGATTGTTCTAAACCTACTTCCTATATTCTTTATTTAGACGCAACAAATCTTTATGGTTACGCTATGAGTCAATATCTTCCACATGGCGATTTTCGGTGGTTAGATGGTGTAGAAATCactaattttgattatttatcaATCGATGATGAACCTCCGAAGGGGTATGTTTTGGAAGTTGATTTAACATATCCTGAAACATTGCATGATCATCACAACGACTTACCGTTTTGCCCTGAAAATATAATACCTCCTAATGGTAAAGATCCCAAACTTGTATTAACGTTGTTACCGAAACATAAATATATTATCCATTATAGAAATCTAAAACAATGTGTTGAACAAGGGTTAAAGGTAGCTAAAATTTATCGAATTCTAGAATTTTCTCAATCACCGTGGTTAAAACCTTATATTGAATTGAATACGAATTTACGTAATTGCTCAGATAATGAATTTGATAAAAGCACATATAAGAATTACACCAACTCTATTTATGGGAAAACTATGGAAAACGTTGATAAAAGGGTTGATATTAAACTATTATCCCACTGGGAAAACTTACCCGGTAGTATCGGTGCTGAAGGATTTATTAGTATGCCGAATTTCCACTTAGTTTCAATATTTTCTGACAATTTAGTCGCAATtcaaatgaatattttaaaaattgtttacgACAAACCCGTATATGTCGGTTTTTCGATTTTAGAAATATCCAAAATTCGTATGTATGATTTCTTTTACAACTATATTAAAGCTAAATACATGGGTGATGCAACCCTTTTGTATACCGACACTGATTCTTTAATTTTGCATATTCAAACAGAAAACGTGTACCGCGATATTAAAGAAAATCTTGATTTATTTGATACATCTAATTACCCAGtagataatatttttaatatacccaaaacaCCATCACTAGTTGGTAAATTAAAGGATGAGTTTAAAGGTGAACCAATTACAAATTTTTGTGGTACTGGTGCCAAAGCTTATTGTGTGACATTGAGtaacaataaacattttaaaaaagctaAAGGGATTTCCAAAAACGTTATAAATAAATCTTTAACATTTACGGATTACAAACAAGTGGTTGATAATGCTAATGCAAAGATTTATCGTAAAATGTATACATTTAAGTCACATTTACATGAAATGTATACCGAGTTAAAAAATAAGGTTGCTTTAACTTCCCACGATGATAAgaggtatgttatacctgggacTATTAATACATTAGCGTGGGGTCATTACAAAATAGATACGTTTACACCTGATCAACAACAAAACAATCTCGATTATTTAATCCAACAAGCTAAACTACTTCTACCAGAACAAGAAAATAATGATGGGCGTATGTAG